Proteins encoded by one window of Synechococcus sp. MVIR-18-1:
- a CDS encoding DUF427 domain-containing protein produces MKAVFNDNILAESNDIVYVDGNPYFPREAMYDQYFRDSRHTTVCGWKGKARYWDLIADDQIITNVAWSYETPKPDAEAIRYRVAFYSGKGIIIS; encoded by the coding sequence ATGAAAGCAGTTTTTAACGATAACATTCTTGCTGAAAGCAACGATATTGTCTATGTGGATGGAAATCCCTATTTCCCTCGTGAAGCAATGTACGACCAATATTTCCGCGATTCTAGACACACAACGGTGTGTGGTTGGAAGGGTAAGGCGCGCTACTGGGACTTGATTGCTGATGATCAGATTATTACCAATGTGGCTTGGAGCTATGAGACACCAAAGCCTGACGCAGAAGCCATCCGTTATCGGGTTGCTTTCTATTCCGGAAAGGGCATCATCATATCTTGA